In Papaver somniferum cultivar HN1 chromosome 1, ASM357369v1, whole genome shotgun sequence, a genomic segment contains:
- the LOC113284123 gene encoding tubby-like F-box protein 14: MSFRSIIRDVRDGFGSLSRRSFDLRLHTGKSHSAVHELHDQPPVIQPSCWASLPPELLRDVIKRLEESESTWPSRKHVVACAAVCKSWREMCLEIVKCPELCGKLTFPVSLKQPGPREGNTTVQCFIKRDKSNLTYHLFLCLSPALLVENGKFLLSAKRTRRTTCTEYVISMHAENISRSSTNYIGKLRSNFLGTKFVIYDTQPPYSGATVSEPGKTSRRFYSKKVSPKVPTGSYSIAQVMYELNVLGTRGPRRMQCTMHSIPAASLDIGGTVPGQPELLSRPLEDSFRSVSFSKSVDSSIEFSSSRFSDINGSRGEIEEGKERSLVLRNKSPRWHEQLQCWCLNFRGRVTVASVKNFQLIAAPVPVAAGAPTPSQPVPQPDHDKVILQFGKVGKDMFTMDYRYPLSAFQAFAICLSSFDTKLACE, encoded by the exons ATGTCGTTCCGTAGCATCATTCGTGATGTCAGAGATGGCTTTGGTAGCCTATCGAGACGAAGCTTTGATTTGAGACTTCATACTGGCAAATCTCATAGTGCTGTCCACGAGTTACATGACCAGCCTCCAGTAATTCAACCTAGTTGTTGGGCTAGCCTTCCTCCAGAGTTGCTTCGTGATGTTATAAAAAGGTTGGAGGAGAGCGAAAGTACGTGGCCTTCTCGAAAACACGTCGTTGCTTGTGCTGCAGTTTGCAAGTCCTGGAGAGAGATGTGCTTAGAAATTGTCAAGTGTCCAGAGCTATGTGGAAAACTTACCTTTCCTGTGTCGTTAAAGCAG CCAGGACCTCGTGAAGGGAATACTACTGTACAGTGCTTCATCAAGAGGGATAAATCTAATTTAACCTACCACCTATTCCTGTGCCTTAGCCCTG CTCTGCTTGTCGAAAACGGGAAATTCCTTCTCTCCGCCAAAAGGACCAGGAGAACTACTTGCACAGAATATGTTATCTCCATGCATGCTGAGAACATATCGAGATCAAGCACTAACTATATTGGAAAACTGAG GTCTAATTTCCTCGGTACAAAATTTGTAATATATGATACACAACCTCCATACAGTGGAGCCACGGTTTCTGAACCAGGCAAAACAAGCCGTAGATTTTACTCCAAGAAAGTCTCTCCAAAGGTCCCTACAGGTAGCTACAGTATAGCACAGGTGATGTATGAGCTGAATGTTCTAGGCACACGTGGACCACGACGGATGCAGTGCACAATGCATTCCATCCCTGCAGCTTCCCTAGACATTGGTGGTACTGTCCCTGGCCAACCTGAGCTCCTGTCCAGGCCCCTTGAGGATTCATTTCGGAGCGTCTCCTTCTCAAAATCCGTTGATAGCTCAATAGAGTTTAGCAGTTCTAGATTTTCAGACATCAACGGATCTCGAGGCGAAATTGAAGAAGGCAAAGAAAGGTCATTGGTACTAAGGAACAAATCTCCGAGATGGCATGAACAGTTACAATGCTGGTGCTTGAACTTTCGTGGTCGGGTGACGGTTGCATCTGTTAAGAACTTCCAGTTAATTGCTGCTCCAGTGCCGGTTGCTGCAGGCGCACCCACACCATCTCAACCAGTTCCTCAACCAGATCACGACAAGGTCATTTTACAGTTTGGAAAGGTTGGAAAGGACATGTTCACAATGGATTACCGTTACCCCTTGTCAGCATTTCAAGCTTTTGCGATATGTTTGAGTAGCTTCGACACCAAATTGGCTTGTGAATAG